One genomic segment of Hordeum vulgare subsp. vulgare chromosome 2H, MorexV3_pseudomolecules_assembly, whole genome shotgun sequence includes these proteins:
- the LOC123424460 gene encoding uncharacterized protein LOC123424460, translated as MALATQPLRLRAGTAAPAACWPPCPTIRVQVGGRRRTRSVAAAAAEGSAAVKGAAAAVVREFYSGVNRRDLAAVAPLIAEGCVYEDLVFPRPMVGRDRVVGFFGEFMGSVSPDLRFVIDDISGDDPSAVGVTWHLEWKGRPFPFSRGCSFYRCQPDPQRPEQIQIVYGRDCVEPATKPGELALVAIRGVTWLLERFPSLADRL; from the exons ATGGCACTGGCGACGCAGCCGCTGCGTCTCCGCGCCGGAACGGCGGCCCCCGCGGCGTGCTGGCCTCCGtgccccaccatccgggtgcaagttggcgggaggaggaggacgcggtctgtggcggcagcggcggcggaggggagTGCGGCCGTGaagggtgcggcggcggcggtggtgcggGAGTTCTACTCGGGCGTGAACCGGCGCGACCTGGCGGCGGTGGCGCCGCTgatcgcggaggggtgcgtgtacGAGGACCTGGTGTTCCCGCGGCCCATGGTGGGGCGGGACCGGGTGGTGGGCTTCTTCGGGGAGTTCATGGGCTCCGTCAGCCCCGACCTCCGCTTCGTCATCGACGACATCTCCGGCGACGACCCCTCCGCCGTCGGCGTCACCTGGCACCTCG AGTGGAAGGGGCGGCCGTTCCCGTTCAGCAGGGGCTGCAGCTTCTACCGCTGCCAGCCCGACCCGCAGCGGCCGGAGCAGATCCAGATCGT GTATGGCCGGGACTGTGTggagccggcgaccaagcccggcgAGCTGGCGCTG GTGGCCATCAGGGGCGTCACCTGGCTACTGGAGCGATTCCCGAGCCTCGCCGACAGGCTCTGA